The following proteins are encoded in a genomic region of Lachnospiraceae bacterium KM106-2:
- a CDS encoding cytidine deaminase, whose product MVSNEMLVKKAYEAQKFAYTPYSQFRVGAALLAKNGTIYLGCNIENAAYSPTNCAERTAFFKAVSEGVTEFEAIAIVGNTKDAAEEQKEYCAPCGVCRQVMAEFCDPKTFRVILGKSETDFVEYKLEEVLPFGFTKEDMRR is encoded by the coding sequence ATGGTTAGTAATGAAATGTTAGTGAAAAAAGCGTATGAAGCGCAGAAATTTGCCTATACACCATATTCTCAGTTTAGAGTAGGAGCAGCTTTGCTCGCTAAGAATGGGACGATTTACTTAGGATGTAATATAGAAAATGCAGCATATTCTCCAACAAATTGTGCAGAGAGAACCGCATTTTTTAAAGCCGTTTCAGAAGGTGTAACGGAATTTGAAGCAATCGCGATTGTAGGAAATACAAAGGACGCTGCAGAGGAGCAAAAAGAGTATTGTGCTCCATGTGGAGTTTGCAGACAAGTTATGGCTGAGTTTTGTGACCCTAAGACATTCCGAGTAATACTAGGAAAAAGCGAAACAGATTTTGTGGAATATAAATTAGAAGAAGTGTTACCTTTTGGATTTACGAAGGAAGATATGAGAAGATAA
- a CDS encoding membrane-associated protein: MGCFNNGCNGCGNGCGCGNRCGNGNGCGCGNRCGNGNGCGCGNGCGNGNGCGRGRGRDDDDCDRRRRRDRWDDDDDDFGHGRRRGGFGREGFDREGFGPNSTGFVRPCPPPRPYPPCPPPRPYPPYPPYPPIPPRPFPPAPGPGPVITTAYANYNISSTAFTLGEVLPLTQSFASQGGFPVTSNTITLPQGYVFEVNYIVQGVNVGTGVDFGVVPIINGATRTFYASYASNDTTGAATISASGSFLIDTTSGAVTLALGTTTTETTAPTINVTGTLNINQVTSTSNRRRTNI; the protein is encoded by the coding sequence ATGGGATGTTTTAATAATGGTTGTAATGGCTGCGGAAATGGCTGCGGCTGTGGAAACAGATGCGGAAATGGAAACGGCTGCGGCTGTGGAAATAGATGCGGAAATGGAAACGGCTGTGGCTGCGGAAATGGCTGCGGTAATGGAAACGGCTGCGGACGCGGACGCGGACGCGACGATGACGACTGTGATAGAAGACGTAGAAGAGATAGATGGGATGACGATGATGATGACTTCGGTCATGGTCGTAGAAGAGGCGGCTTTGGCCGTGAAGGATTTGATCGTGAGGGATTCGGTCCAAACTCTACTGGATTTGTAAGACCATGTCCACCACCAAGACCATACCCACCATGTCCACCACCAAGACCATACCCACCATATCCACCATATCCACCAATTCCACCAAGACCATTTCCACCAGCTCCAGGTCCTGGTCCTGTAATTACGACAGCATATGCAAACTATAATATTTCAAGTACTGCATTTACACTTGGCGAAGTTTTACCATTGACTCAGTCATTTGCTAGCCAAGGCGGCTTCCCAGTAACTTCTAATACGATTACATTGCCTCAGGGCTATGTATTTGAAGTAAACTATATCGTTCAAGGCGTTAATGTAGGAACTGGCGTTGATTTTGGAGTAGTTCCAATTATCAATGGTGCTACAAGGACTTTCTATGCAAGTTATGCAAGCAATGATACAACAGGTGCTGCAACGATCAGTGCATCAGGTTCATTCTTAATTGATACAACGAGCGGAGCTGTTACACTTGCATTAGGTACGACTACGACTGAAACAACAGCACCAACGATTAACGTAACAGGAACATTAAATATTAATCAAGTTACAAGTACAAGCAACAGAAGACGCACGAATATTTAA
- a CDS encoding xylose ABC transporter, permease component — protein MDKMLGKKRYVALFVLPALVLFVGFVLIPLVTTGIYSLFDYDGIGVMKFKGISNYIQLFTKDRYFPKALINSFILVGASLLIQLPISLLLAVILARGVKGEKFFRTVYFIPVVISSMVIGQLWMKIFNSDYGLLNILIRALGMKDFDYSWLSQPNTAFISTVVPSVWQYIGYHMLLFYAGIKSISPDYNEAAQIDGASKWQISRKITLPLLAPVIKTCIVFSVTGSLRAFDLIYVMTNGGPNHASEVPGTLMYNNLFRRGLYGYGSAQAFFIVIECLVLSVVINKMFKRAEANVSVL, from the coding sequence ATGGACAAAATGCTTGGCAAGAAAAGATATGTTGCATTATTTGTGCTACCAGCACTTGTTTTATTTGTTGGTTTTGTATTGATTCCGCTTGTAACTACAGGTATTTACAGTTTGTTTGATTACGATGGAATTGGAGTAATGAAATTTAAAGGAATCAGTAATTATATACAATTGTTTACGAAAGATCGTTATTTCCCTAAGGCACTGATCAATTCATTCATTTTGGTAGGAGCATCATTATTGATCCAGTTACCAATCTCATTATTGTTAGCTGTGATCTTAGCTAGAGGAGTAAAAGGCGAGAAATTCTTTAGAACCGTATATTTTATTCCCGTTGTTATTTCTAGTATGGTCATCGGTCAATTGTGGATGAAGATTTTTAATAGTGACTATGGTTTATTAAATATATTAATTCGAGCATTAGGAATGAAGGACTTTGATTATTCTTGGTTATCACAACCAAACACAGCATTCATTAGTACGGTGGTTCCTTCCGTATGGCAATATATTGGATACCATATGCTGTTGTTCTATGCTGGCATTAAATCAATCTCACCAGACTACAATGAAGCAGCACAGATCGATGGTGCATCGAAGTGGCAGATCTCAAGAAAGATTACCTTACCTTTATTAGCACCAGTGATCAAGACTTGTATCGTCTTTTCTGTAACCGGTTCACTTAGAGCATTTGATTTGATCTATGTTATGACAAATGGTGGTCCAAACCATGCAAGTGAAGTACCTGGAACATTAATGTATAACAACTTATTTAGAAGAGGTCTTTATGGATATGGTAGTGCACAGGCATTCTTTATCGTAATCGAGTGTCTCGTATTAAGTGTAGTGATCAATAAAATGTTTAAACGTGCGGAAGCAAATGTATCAGTACTTTAA
- a CDS encoding ribose ABC transport system, permease protein RbsC — protein MKFKSTKGRDHSNLINFSSSLLAIFAGLLLGLIILVSTNPAEAWPAFMTIIKGGFEDGGMGIGQMLYIATPIIMTGLSVGFAFKTGLFNIGASGQFTMGAFTAIYIGVKWTFLPSGIHWIVAIIGAAIAGALWGLVPGLLKAIANVNEVIACIMMNYIGMYLVNMLVTNTVYDQIKNQSVPVAESAIIPKAGLDKLLGSTNMNISIFIAIFFVIVIYVILQKTTFGYELKACGQNADASKYAGINAKRNIVLSMVIAGALAGIGGALLYLAGSGKYLQVLDVIATEGFSGISVALLGLSNPIGILFAGLFIANITVGGSNLQLYSFVPEVIDIIIAAIIYCGAFALIFKTGINRFIRRFRKEDK, from the coding sequence GTGAAGTTTAAATCTACAAAAGGAAGAGATCATAGCAATTTGATCAACTTTTCATCATCCCTTTTAGCCATTTTCGCAGGTTTATTATTAGGGTTAATTATTTTAGTTTCTACAAATCCGGCAGAGGCATGGCCAGCATTTATGACAATCATTAAAGGCGGCTTTGAAGATGGTGGAATGGGAATTGGACAAATGTTATATATTGCAACTCCGATCATTATGACAGGACTTAGTGTTGGTTTTGCATTTAAGACAGGTTTATTTAATATTGGTGCATCAGGACAATTTACAATGGGTGCATTTACAGCAATCTATATCGGTGTAAAATGGACGTTCCTACCATCCGGTATTCACTGGATCGTTGCTATTATCGGTGCAGCGATTGCAGGTGCTCTTTGGGGCTTAGTTCCAGGATTATTAAAGGCAATTGCCAATGTAAATGAAGTAATTGCTTGTATCATGATGAATTACATTGGTATGTATCTTGTAAATATGTTAGTTACCAATACCGTATATGATCAGATCAAAAACCAGTCGGTACCAGTTGCAGAAAGTGCAATTATTCCGAAAGCTGGATTAGATAAGTTACTTGGTTCTACTAATATGAATATTTCCATCTTCATTGCAATCTTCTTTGTAATCGTGATTTATGTAATCTTACAAAAGACTACATTTGGTTATGAGTTAAAAGCATGTGGACAGAATGCAGATGCTAGTAAATATGCAGGTATCAATGCAAAACGTAATATCGTATTATCTATGGTAATTGCAGGTGCCTTAGCCGGTATCGGTGGTGCATTATTATACCTTGCAGGTTCTGGTAAATATCTTCAAGTATTAGATGTGATCGCAACAGAAGGTTTCTCAGGAATTTCCGTTGCATTACTTGGTTTATCTAATCCAATCGGAATCTTATTTGCAGGTTTATTTATCGCTAACATTACAGTAGGTGGAAGTAACCTTCAGTTATATAGTTTTGTTCCAGAAGTAATTGATATCATCATTGCAGCGATCATTTATTGTGGTGCATTCGCATTGATTTTTAAAACGGGAATCAACCGTTTCATCAGAAGATTTCGTAAGGAGGATAAATAG
- a CDS encoding putative deoxyribose-specific ABC transporter, ATP-binding protein encodes MEYVIEMNHITKEFGSFKANDDITLQVKKGEIHVLLGENGAGKSTLMSVLFGLYQPEKGEIKINGKAVKINNPNDANELGIGMVHQHFKLVHNFTVLESIVLGRETTKSGFLKMDEARKKVMELSERYKFKIDPDAYISNITVGMQQRVEILKMLYCDNDILIFDEPTAVLTPQEIEELMKIMKLLVSEGKSIIFITHKLNEIKAVADRCTVLRKGKYIGTIDVASTSKEEMSEMMVGRKVSLAIDKKECKPGDTVLEVRDLTIKAKGSHKDIVHRVSFDVKQGEIVCIAGIDGNGQSELVYGITGLMPIQEGKVFLNKKDITKESIRKRCLDGMAHIPEDRHKHGLVLDYTLQENLVLQSYYTKEFQTAGFLKFGKIRKYAERLIEKFDIRSGQGADSIARGMSGGNQQKAIIARELDRNPEIVVTVQPVRGLDVGAIEYIHGQLLAQRDAGKAVLLVSLELDEVMNLSDRILVIHEGEIVADVKPSEVTVQELGLYMAGTKRRVNREV; translated from the coding sequence GTGGAATATGTAATAGAGATGAATCATATTACAAAAGAGTTCGGAAGCTTTAAAGCAAACGATGATATTACTTTACAGGTTAAAAAAGGTGAAATCCATGTTCTTTTAGGTGAAAATGGTGCCGGAAAATCAACCTTAATGAGTGTTTTATTTGGGTTATACCAACCTGAAAAAGGTGAAATTAAGATTAATGGGAAAGCAGTTAAGATCAACAATCCGAATGACGCCAATGAATTAGGAATTGGAATGGTTCATCAGCATTTTAAATTAGTTCACAACTTTACAGTACTTGAAAGTATTGTATTAGGACGCGAAACAACGAAATCCGGTTTCTTAAAGATGGATGAAGCTAGAAAGAAAGTCATGGAGCTAAGTGAACGCTATAAATTTAAAATCGATCCAGATGCTTATATCTCTAATATTACGGTTGGTATGCAGCAAAGAGTTGAAATTCTTAAAATGTTATATTGTGACAATGATATTTTGATCTTTGATGAACCTACCGCTGTATTAACACCACAGGAAATCGAAGAATTAATGAAGATCATGAAACTTCTTGTAAGCGAAGGAAAATCAATTATCTTCATTACTCATAAATTAAATGAGATCAAGGCAGTAGCAGATCGTTGTACGGTTCTTCGTAAAGGTAAGTACATTGGTACAATCGATGTAGCTTCTACATCAAAAGAAGAAATGTCTGAAATGATGGTAGGACGTAAAGTTAGTCTTGCAATCGATAAAAAAGAATGTAAACCAGGAGATACCGTATTAGAAGTGAGAGATCTTACGATTAAAGCAAAGGGATCTCACAAGGATATCGTACATCGAGTTTCCTTTGATGTGAAACAAGGAGAAATCGTATGTATCGCTGGTATTGATGGCAATGGTCAGTCTGAACTTGTATATGGTATTACAGGACTTATGCCGATTCAGGAAGGTAAAGTCTTCTTAAATAAAAAGGATATTACAAAAGAAAGTATTCGTAAAAGATGTCTTGATGGTATGGCTCATATTCCAGAAGATCGTCATAAACATGGTCTGGTACTTGATTATACACTTCAAGAAAATCTTGTTTTACAATCCTATTATACAAAGGAATTCCAGACAGCTGGTTTCTTAAAGTTTGGTAAGATTCGTAAATATGCAGAACGCTTAATTGAAAAATTCGATATTCGTTCTGGACAAGGTGCAGATTCTATTGCAAGAGGAATGTCTGGTGGTAATCAGCAGAAAGCGATCATTGCAAGAGAATTAGATCGTAATCCAGAAATCGTTGTTACCGTTCAGCCAGTTCGTGGTCTTGATGTTGGTGCGATCGAATATATCCACGGACAGTTACTTGCACAAAGAGATGCAGGGAAAGCCGTTTTATTAGTTTCCTTAGAACTAGACGAAGTTATGAACTTAAGTGATCGTATCTTAGTCATTCATGAAGGTGAGATCGTTGCAGACGTGAAACCAAGTGAAGTTACAGTTCAGGAATTAGGTTTATACATGGCAGGTACAAAAAGGAGGGTGAACCGTGAAGTTTAA
- a CDS encoding maltose/maltodextrin ABC transporter, substrate binding periplasmic protein MalE, which produces MKKSIKKLAALVLAGAMTLSLVACGGSDKDSKTTGSSGSKSNEKVTLHVWHQWSNDTNELKKYYDKAVAEYEKKNPNVKIESQTLDTEAYKTKIAAEFAGSASGIDVFYYWGAGMARKLVKADKLLPLDDYITDDVKAKVLPGSTAAFEFDGKTYSLPSFSWYMTLFCNKDLFDKAGAKIPTTYAELLDASKKIAKLDGITPFASGAKDGWNAAFVYQALALREVGAAGVNKMLSKETPFSEKGYKEAAEKVTELYKAGAFGKNPLEQSNDDANSAFISGKAGMRLMGSWFANQVYTDKTATIDPKNVVACKIPMIEGKGADTDYCGGYVESFWVNKATENKKEAAKFAIYINEKMGNAAYETGSGFTGWNDKCDESKLNPLFIQIKDLLSKGKDGVLAWDTSLDSNPATVHNEQVQTLFAPGADANSFIQEHEDAINQ; this is translated from the coding sequence ATGAAGAAAAGTATTAAAAAGTTAGCAGCACTTGTACTTGCTGGAGCAATGACATTGAGCCTTGTTGCTTGTGGTGGAAGCGATAAAGATTCAAAGACTACCGGATCATCTGGAAGTAAGTCAAATGAGAAAGTTACTCTTCATGTATGGCATCAGTGGTCCAATGATACCAACGAATTAAAGAAGTATTATGACAAAGCAGTTGCCGAATATGAGAAGAAGAATCCAAATGTTAAGATTGAATCACAGACATTGGATACAGAAGCTTATAAGACTAAGATCGCAGCAGAATTTGCTGGATCTGCAAGTGGTATCGACGTATTTTATTATTGGGGTGCCGGCATGGCAAGAAAGTTAGTAAAGGCAGACAAGTTATTGCCATTAGATGATTACATAACAGATGATGTGAAAGCAAAGGTTTTACCAGGATCAACAGCAGCATTTGAATTTGATGGAAAAACTTATTCATTACCATCATTCTCTTGGTATATGACTTTATTCTGTAACAAAGATTTATTTGATAAAGCAGGAGCTAAGATCCCTACTACTTATGCAGAGTTATTAGATGCATCTAAAAAAATTGCTAAGTTAGATGGAATTACTCCATTTGCATCAGGAGCAAAAGATGGATGGAATGCAGCATTTGTTTACCAAGCATTAGCATTAAGAGAAGTTGGTGCAGCAGGTGTAAATAAGATGTTAAGCAAAGAGACTCCATTCTCTGAAAAAGGATATAAAGAAGCAGCAGAAAAGGTTACAGAGTTATATAAAGCAGGAGCATTCGGTAAGAATCCTCTTGAGCAAAGTAATGATGATGCAAACTCTGCCTTTATCAGTGGAAAAGCTGGTATGAGATTAATGGGTAGCTGGTTTGCAAACCAAGTTTATACAGATAAGACAGCAACGATCGATCCTAAGAATGTTGTAGCTTGCAAGATCCCTATGATTGAAGGAAAAGGCGCTGATACTGATTACTGTGGTGGTTATGTTGAATCATTCTGGGTTAACAAAGCAACTGAAAATAAGAAAGAAGCAGCTAAATTCGCAATCTACATCAATGAGAAAATGGGTAATGCAGCTTATGAAACAGGAAGTGGTTTTACAGGATGGAATGATAAATGTGATGAGAGTAAGTTAAATCCATTATTCATCCAGATCAAAGATTTATTATCAAAAGGTAAAGACGGTGTCCTTGCTTGGGATACATCCTTAGACTCTAATCCTGCAACTGTTCATAATGAACAGGTTCAAACATTATTTGCACCAGGTGCGGATGCAAATTCATTCATTCAAGAACATGAGGATGCAATCAATCAATAA
- a CDS encoding xylose ABC transporter, ATP-binding component: MKKKTKKRILFIVLLIIAISQLFPLYWLITFSLKTNGEIFGLNVLGLPRYWRFENYHTAFAEGGIWRYFLNSVIYSAVTVGVVGVISAMAAYAIARMKWKLKGIVFAIFTLGIMIPTQAALLPLFQVLDKMNLKGGYLGLLIPYICFAIPMSVMILVSFYKGIPREMEEAAYIDGCSMTKCFVTIMLPIVKPAIATASIFTFLGTWNELMFANTLVDSADYRTLPVGIMSFAGQYSTDWGLIGAGMVIATLPTILIYFLLSNQVQESLIAGAVKG; the protein is encoded by the coding sequence ATGAAGAAGAAAACGAAGAAAAGAATTTTATTTATTGTACTATTGATTATTGCAATATCTCAGCTATTCCCATTGTACTGGTTAATTACTTTTTCATTGAAAACGAATGGCGAGATATTTGGATTAAATGTATTAGGACTTCCAAGGTATTGGAGATTTGAGAATTATCATACCGCATTTGCAGAAGGCGGCATTTGGAGATATTTCTTAAACTCCGTAATCTATTCTGCTGTGACAGTTGGTGTCGTAGGTGTAATTTCAGCAATGGCAGCATATGCGATCGCAAGAATGAAATGGAAGTTAAAAGGAATTGTATTTGCCATCTTTACACTTGGTATCATGATCCCAACACAGGCAGCATTATTACCTTTATTCCAAGTGCTTGATAAGATGAATTTAAAAGGTGGTTATCTAGGACTGCTAATTCCATATATCTGTTTTGCAATTCCAATGAGTGTCATGATCTTGGTTAGTTTCTATAAGGGAATACCAAGAGAAATGGAAGAAGCCGCTTATATCGACGGCTGTAGCATGACAAAATGTTTTGTTACGATCATGCTTCCAATCGTAAAACCTGCAATTGCAACAGCATCTATTTTTACCTTTTTAGGAACTTGGAATGAATTAATGTTTGCCAATACTTTGGTTGATAGTGCGGATTACAGAACTTTACCAGTTGGTATTATGTCATTCGCCGGTCAATATTCTACTGATTGGGGATTGATCGGAGCTGGTATGGTGATTGCAACATTGCCAACGATCCTGATCTATTTCTTACTTAGCAATCAAGTACAGGAAAGTCTGATCGCAGGTGCAGTAAAGGGTTGA
- a CDS encoding phosphopentomutase: MKTKRVFLVVLDSFGIGAMHDAEKFGDIGCNTLASITKSKKYDTPLMKKMGLFNIDGVSCLESENSTIGAYGRMEETSMGKDTTIGHWEIAGIISENPLPTYPQGFPNVVLDEFKKRTGKEIICNQPYSGTEVLLDYGREHMETGALIVYTSADSVFQIAAHEDLVPVETLYEYCKIAREILQGEHGVGRVIARPFIGTYPEYQRTPKRHDYSLIPPKTTMLDCLMDKQYETIGIGKIYDIFAGKGMSDTTSIVNNVDGMEKAIAMLERDFKGLCFVNLVDFDMSYGHRRDVDGYANAATVFDKQLSEFIDKMNEDDVLMITADHGCDPSFKGTDHTREYTPLLVYGKEIKENISIGTRKSFSDIAATILEIFQVEGNISGTSFLDMIAK; the protein is encoded by the coding sequence ATGAAGACGAAAAGAGTTTTTTTAGTTGTATTAGACAGTTTTGGCATTGGTGCCATGCATGATGCAGAAAAATTTGGTGATATAGGTTGTAATACCTTAGCTTCTATTACGAAAAGCAAAAAATATGACACACCACTTATGAAGAAGATGGGATTATTTAATATTGATGGTGTGAGTTGTCTGGAAAGTGAAAACTCCACGATTGGTGCTTATGGGAGAATGGAAGAAACATCAATGGGAAAAGATACTACTATAGGACATTGGGAAATTGCAGGAATTATATCTGAAAACCCACTGCCAACGTATCCGCAAGGATTCCCTAATGTAGTATTAGATGAATTCAAAAAGAGAACGGGAAAAGAAATTATTTGTAATCAGCCGTATTCAGGAACTGAAGTCTTATTAGATTATGGTAGAGAACATATGGAGACAGGAGCTTTGATCGTATACACTTCGGCAGATAGTGTATTTCAAATTGCAGCTCATGAAGACTTAGTACCAGTTGAAACATTGTATGAATATTGCAAGATTGCAAGAGAGATATTACAAGGAGAACATGGTGTTGGACGTGTTATTGCAAGACCATTTATTGGTACTTATCCAGAGTATCAAAGAACACCAAAACGACATGATTACTCTTTGATTCCACCAAAGACAACGATGCTGGATTGTCTGATGGACAAACAATATGAAACAATCGGAATTGGTAAAATCTACGATATTTTTGCTGGAAAAGGCATGAGTGATACTACTTCGATTGTAAACAACGTGGATGGAATGGAAAAAGCCATTGCTATGTTAGAACGTGACTTCAAAGGATTATGTTTTGTCAACTTAGTTGATTTTGATATGTCCTATGGACATCGTCGTGATGTAGATGGCTATGCAAATGCTGCAACAGTATTTGATAAACAGTTATCAGAATTTATCGATAAGATGAACGAGGATGATGTGTTGATGATTACGGCTGATCATGGTTGTGATCCTTCATTTAAAGGAACTGATCATACAAGAGAATATACACCACTGCTTGTATATGGAAAAGAGATTAAAGAAAATATATCAATTGGAACAAGAAAAAGTTTTTCAGATATTGCAGCTACGATTCTGGAAATTTTCCAAGTGGAAGGAAATATTAGTGGAACAAGTTTCTTAGATATGATTGCGAAGTAA
- a CDS encoding two-component response regulator yesN → MALKVLVVDDEKLERVLIQKIYDWGAHGFEVIGDVSSGAEGLEFIKNRQPDIIITDINMPNMDGLEFVEKVFQQKEYQGIRIIIITGYREFDYARRAVKLGVDDFLLKPIDGKELAKIAEEIKGEIEQERKKTEEVTMLKEKVTQNEDIVIESFLQRLVENRIEEEEGIHRLQMYQFDSVLEGCICGNIQLDYGKTMSEEQKEWYGKSVIELVHQLDVGEVFSFMHYLGNIILYFKESDVTKLVDPCKRLIGEIMSQLSIRVTIGISKSHSGYDGIQSAYQESLKALSTFIFLGRNRCLFYSDYESIEQRNHDMKDIDWEDFVFSVQNCLVDKVNDYIDEYIKNIYDTGSTNMLWLKYMALNLLIKAESTLHKTGKNLSEIEHISASADLVEPIDSIPSMKRILKEHVNTIMKYNDSIRTTKGRQVIKQALDSIEKNLYNPDLCLKLVASEIYVNESYLSRIFKQEVGESLIGYITRKRIEESIRLLNTTDLKVYEIAERVGIKDPHYFSICFKKQVGVTIKEYRKPIHIENKEK, encoded by the coding sequence ATGGCACTGAAGGTATTGGTCGTTGATGATGAGAAGTTAGAGAGAGTTTTAATTCAGAAGATCTATGATTGGGGAGCACATGGATTCGAGGTTATTGGTGATGTAAGCAGCGGTGCAGAGGGATTAGAATTTATTAAGAACCGACAGCCAGATATTATCATCACAGATATTAATATGCCAAATATGGATGGACTAGAGTTTGTGGAAAAGGTATTTCAGCAAAAAGAATATCAAGGAATTCGAATTATTATCATTACAGGGTATCGTGAATTTGATTATGCGAGACGAGCAGTTAAGTTAGGAGTAGATGATTTCCTTCTAAAGCCGATTGATGGAAAAGAACTTGCTAAGATCGCTGAAGAGATTAAAGGTGAGATTGAACAGGAGCGAAAGAAGACAGAGGAAGTTACGATGCTCAAGGAGAAAGTAACTCAAAATGAGGATATTGTAATAGAGAGTTTTCTCCAACGTCTTGTTGAGAATCGAATTGAGGAAGAAGAAGGAATCCATCGTCTTCAGATGTACCAGTTTGATTCTGTTTTAGAGGGATGTATCTGTGGAAATATTCAGCTTGATTATGGAAAGACAATGAGTGAAGAACAGAAAGAATGGTATGGAAAGAGCGTCATTGAACTGGTTCATCAATTGGATGTGGGAGAAGTATTTTCATTTATGCACTATCTTGGAAATATCATTTTATATTTTAAGGAATCGGATGTTACAAAGCTAGTTGATCCTTGTAAAAGACTAATCGGTGAGATCATGTCTCAATTATCGATTCGAGTGACGATCGGAATCAGTAAGAGTCATAGTGGTTATGATGGAATTCAGAGTGCCTATCAAGAGTCACTTAAGGCGCTTAGTACCTTTATCTTCTTAGGAAGAAATCGATGCTTATTCTATTCTGATTATGAGTCGATCGAGCAGCGAAATCATGATATGAAAGACATTGATTGGGAAGACTTTGTCTTTTCCGTGCAAAATTGTCTTGTCGATAAGGTGAATGATTACATTGATGAATATATCAAAAACATCTATGATACGGGAAGCACCAACATGTTATGGCTTAAATATATGGCACTTAATCTTTTAATAAAAGCAGAATCTACCCTGCATAAGACTGGTAAAAATCTAAGTGAGATCGAGCATATTAGTGCAAGTGCAGATCTGGTAGAGCCAATCGATTCTATTCCGAGTATGAAACGTATTTTAAAAGAACATGTTAATACGATCATGAAATACAATGATAGTATTCGAACGACAAAAGGACGCCAAGTGATCAAACAAGCTCTAGATTCCATTGAAAAGAATTTATATAATCCGGATCTTTGTTTGAAATTGGTTGCATCGGAAATCTATGTAAATGAGAGCTATTTAAGCCGTATCTTCAAACAGGAAGTAGGGGAATCATTAATTGGCTATATTACGAGAAAGCGAATTGAAGAAAGTATTCGTCTATTAAATACAACGGATCTTAAAGTATATGAAATCGCAGAGCGTGTGGGAATTAAAGATCCGCATTACTTTAGCATCTGTTTCAAAAAACAGGTAGGCGTGACGATTAAGGAGTATCGTAAACCAATTCATATTGAGAATAAAGAGAAGTAA